The sequence taaatttggTAGTTGTATAcgatttaataattttatgagCTAACATGCTAGCTtacgccttgcaaaagtactcatacAATTTGATTGGATTTAATgttacagaccaacacaaagttggcAGAGCaataattgtgaagcagaacGAAAAGGATACATCATTTTCAAAATTTCACATGGGTTAAGcgttcagatttttctttgctaataTTTGTTGGCAAAGAACAATCTGAATGAGGATCTGTAGTTGGGGTAAAACGCAACTGCAGATCCTCATTCATGTTATTTGCCACGACGTTTGGAAGATTTGATAGTTTTAGAGGCTGAAGCTTAAACTAACAAACATCAAATGAATGATATGGCAACAATGAGCGATTAGCTAAATGTGAATAGTACCAAATAACAGCAATGCTAACATGCTTGTCTTTAGCTTCTTTTTGGCttgtattttgaaataaatattttgtgctAAGTCCCAGTTTTTAAAGCTGGGATTTCACTGTTTATAAGCTGAGTATAGTGACTTACAAAGAAGtcatacattttaacattttgtcatgttacaaccacaaacttccatAGATTTTATGAGGcaaaccagcacaaagtagtacataattgttAAGTAGGATGAAAAGGATAAATGATTTTCAAACAcctttttagaaataaatatatgaTAGGTTTCATGTTTGTACCTCTCCTGTCAATACTGTGTAAAATTCTCTTtccctgcaattacagctgcagtctCGTtgctaaataatttttatgtgtCAACTGGATTccagtttggactttgactaggccattctgacaaataaatgtgctttgatttaaaccatgaCATTGTAACTCTTGGTGTATGTTTATGGTTTTTATGGCCTCTAAGAAGTGTTCTTCCAGATTTAACCTGTGTTTAGCTACATCTGTCTCCtgatcaactctgatcagcatTCTCttagcattatgctgccacaaTAAAAGAGGTATACTCAGGGTGATCATCTGattttaatttactgagatttgGGCAAAAAGTCAGTGAAAAACAATGAGGAAAAACAGGGCAAGAGTTAGGATAACATcgacaaacttttttaacatattttaagatTGATTTTCTCTTTCATTTGGCCATCAATTCAATGAAAAGCAGAAGAAAGATCAAATgattacatttagaaaaaaaactcatttaTTTTGTAGCTTGGCAGAACAGGACCACAGACTGCCACAGGAAAGCCATATGGCCACCACAGATGGCCTTAACTGCACTGTATTATTGCATTAGTTCAGCAGCTAACTGTATCTCTCCTGATGACAATAACTATACACAAGCTatattttattacagttttttcagATAGGCCTATGCAGGGAGATTTCTTCCCTGGCTTATAAAACTCTTCTGTTTATATCTGCAGGAAGCAGACACAGATGAGATCCAGGGCTCTCTGGGCTTCGACGAATTTTGCTCCTTTTACAAGATGATTTCCACACGCAGAGACCTCTACCTGATCATGATCTCCTACAGCAATCAAAAAGAAGTCCTGGATATACACGACCTTGCACGTTTTCTGGAAAACGAACAGAAGGTAAAAATGGATCCGAAAAATCTGACTGAGATGTAATGGGAAAATAAATCCTTAACTTTTCCACCATTTCCCCACCATGTGAACTGGTGTGACATGGTGGTCTCTAAATGTGGTCTATAATGTGGCATTAccatttgtagttttatttgtttacaaaTGTATGCTTTTCCTGCTTCTTGTTTActttattgtacattgtattttatttattttataaagtattgtttttttctatctGAGACCCATTGTTCATTGCGttaaactaattttaaatgtaCTAACATTTCCTCAGTGGAAATATTACATGAAGACAATTACTACAGAAATTGCAAAGAAtgtaattttaatttgaatcaACTCTGCAGATTTCATCAACTGTGGtaataacataaaaaaggaGTGCATTACATAGTTTACATAAACACTTGTTTTAAGGTCTTACTTTAAAATCtgagagtttgtgtttttatttgaaatgtataaaatattcatgtttatttattgcTCTTTGTATTATATCTCGTACTTGTATTTGTCGTCTTCCGCTGCATCCGGGACCAGgtggcgggggcagcagactcagtagagacacccagacttccctctccccagacacctcctccagctccttcggGGGGAGCCcatggcgttcccaggccagctgagagacatagtcccttcagcgTGTGCTGGGCCTcttcccagtgggacatgcctggaacatcACTTCactttcggctcagctctctcttcagcgtccccattactgaaccctgctggagtccaacatggacCTGGAACAGGTCCGaattagtgccggcaatgcagacccaactcctgctccacttttacagagaccggatggcccctaataaaaggcccccgactccgtactcctggagcacagggcaccacgagggacacagttgaatgccctcttcaggtccacaaaacacatgtggactggttgggctaactcccatgaaccctcaagtaccttgtagagggtatagagctggtccagtgttccacggccaggatgaaaaccatactgctcctcctgaagccgaggttcgactatcggccggactctcctctccaataccctggcataggattaccagggaggctgaagagtgTGATTCCCCTATAATTGGAatacaccctccggtcacccttcttatgaagggagaccaccaccccgggctgccagtccaaaggcactgtccctgactgtcacgcaatgttgaagaggcgtgtcaaccatgacagccccacaacatccagagacttgaggtactcagggtggatatcatccacccccaaagccctgccaccatggagctttttaaccacctcggtgacttcagcctggatgatgaaagagtccaaccccaagtccccagcctctgcttccacctgggaatgtgatggcaggattgaggagatccttgaagtactctaTCCACCGCCCGAAAATGTCCCCAGTCGATGTCAGCAGATCCCTACCCCCACTGTAagcagtgttggcaaagcacctCCTGAggtggtagtccttctccatggcttcaccgaactcctcccaggcccgggtttttgcctctgccacagcctgggccgcggcacgcttggcctcacattACCCATCCCACAAGCCAACTACAGGCGGTAGGGCTCCTTCAACctgcggctgaaggtctgaagacacaacaacaaagtctatcattgacctcctgccaaGGGTGTCCAAGTGCCACACCCTTATGcatgaacatggtgttcattatgtaaaacccgtgactagcacagaagtccaataatgaaacatcaCTCgtattcagatcggggaggccattcctcccaatcacgcctttccaggtgtcactgtcgtttcccacacgGGCactgaagtcccccagcagaataatggagtccccggaagGGGAACTATGCATCACCCCTGACACAGAAGCCAgaaaggccaggtactccgcactaccacttggcccaTACgctgaaacgacagtcagagacctgtccgcGATTCATAGGCGCAGccatgcgaccctctcatccacttgggtaaaccccaacatgagactgCTGAGctagggggcaacaagcaaacccaccccagctcgccACCTCTctccgcgggccactccagagttgaagagagtccagcctctcttgAAGAGCTGGTTTCCAGAACCCACTCTGTGCGCGGAGGTGAGCCctactatttctagtcaatgtCTCtcaacctcctgcacaagctcagtcTCCTTCcctcccagcgaggtgacattccacgtctctagagccagcctaagcatcggGCCGTCAAGGCCTCCACCTTTGTCtgctgcccgatcctctttgcatcGGTCTCTCATGGtaccccctgcaggtggtgggcccactgagggatggcctcgcatctctcgttcaggcttggccaGACAGGGTCCCACGAgcagcaacccggccaccagggcaccaggcgctctccgacgagtcccgaccccaggcctggctcctgGGTGGGACCCCGACTCTGACGTACCGGGCAATGTCACATGCCTCAATGTTTTGGTCCTCAGGAAGGCGTCTTGAACCGTTCTTTatctgacccgtcacccagagcctttttgccatgggagaccctaccagggccatttaagccccagacaacatagcctctaggattattcaagcactcaaacctctccaccacgttaaggtggcggttcaaggaggggctttttattatatgttatacgtaaatattttttattaatgacAATTTTTGCATGAATGCAAAAATTACTTTAGCAGTCTTCCTTTTAGtttcaatttttaaaaaaatgcttcaataacaatttattttatcaaaaaacaaacattatttaatagCGTAGTTTGTTTGTCTCTCCTGAACAAATGTACTGTagattttttgtatttcttcttattattgttattttatggcTTTACACACATTTTTCCCACTGTTTTTCTACTAATGCAGGGGGCTGCATGTAATTTGAGCTAAAATCTATGAGAAAAACACATTCCTTTTAGAAAGAACGTTTACTGCTGctgaaatttagaaaaaaaacagtatttacaataaaaacatatgtaCTATATATTAAGATGTCAACACATTGTGTTATGTTCTTTATAGATGCGTGGTCTGACCAGAGAGCATCTAGTCGACATTGTGGCTAAGTTTGAGCCCTGTCCTGAGAACCTACAGCATATGGTGTTGGGTATTGACGGTGGGTGGATGTTGCTTATCAAGTATATGATGAGAGAAAATTAAGCACATTTCGCCACTTAAACAAAGCTTGCCACCAGCGTACAAATACAACTCATGACACTTCAATCTTTCTTCTTAAGGTTTCACCAACTACATGCGAAGTCCTGCAGGCGACATCTTTAACCCTGAGCACAATCAGGTGAACCAGGACATGACGCAGCCTCTcactaattactttattgccaCATCACACAACACCTACCTGACTGGAGACCAGCTGCTCTCTCAGTCAAGGGTGGAAATGTATGCCTATGTTCTGCAGGCAGGCTGTCGCTGTGTGGAGGGTAAGAGACTGCATAATGCATTACAAgtccttgtttttattttgcatgacATTGCAGAGAAGTCAACacctttttgttatttattcccTCTCTTCCAGTGGACTGTTGGGATGGACCAGATGGTGAACCCATTATTCATCATGGCTACACTTTGACATCCAAAATTCTCTTCAAAGACGTTGTTGAAACAATTAACAAATATGCCTTCACTAAGTCACCGTAAGctctgttgtgtctttattatgcTGAATGTGTTCCTGGGTTGTTTCAAAGCCTCAGTATGTCATGTTGGCTCTGCCCCAGGTACCCTGTCATCCTGTCCATAGAGAACCACTGCACTGTGCCCCAGCAGAAGAAGATGGCTGAGTATCTGAAAGAGGTGCTACAAGAAAAATTGGATCTGACTAATGTCAGTGGGCATGAATGCAAGAAGCTGCCTTCACCTGAGATCCTGAAAGGGAAAATTTTAGTcaaggtgcatttttctttatttaattgttCAGACTAAGTGCAGTAAGTTATAAAGTAAAGTGCAAAAAAATGAgtataaatctttatttttcaggGAAAAAAGCTTCCAGCAAACCTTGACCCTGATGCAGAGGAAGGAGACGTATCCGATGAAGACACTGGGAATGAGGAAGAGGATGATAGTGATGATAGTGACAATGATTTACAGGCAAAttaagggatggatggatggatggatggatggatggatggatggacatgttAACAAATAGCATTGAACTGTTTCAGGATGGCAACGGTGCAGAATCAACTAATCAacccaaaaagaagagacggtTTGGCAGATCAATCATAAGGAGCTTTAAAAGAAAGGTGCTTCAGATTCTTTAATCCATATCCTTCagtgtaatgtaaaaaaaacacaaaagcatttCATATTTCCAAAAGCTTAGCTTATCTTTTATGTTctcagagaaaaaagaaaatccgtATGAAGAACAAGACATTGTCTGACGGTGAATCAGACCACAGCAGCAGCCGAGAAAGAGCTCAGATTGTTTACCATCCCAAGTAAGGTCATTGCATTGAGCATCTTATCCATCAaatgtgtttactatctgaagtTACATCTGTGTGCCTACAATGTCTCTTCAGGAAAAGGAAAACCATGAGACTCTCCAGAGCTCTCTCTGACCTAGTCAAGTACACAAAATCTGTCCGTGTGCATGAAATAGAAACTCAAGGTAAAGTCAAAGAGCCTCAAGGTAGCAACATATTTTGCTAAAATTGTCACACTAACTATGTTTTAGGATGCAAGGGGTTGTCATGGTGTTGGAAGACTTGTacattgcttagtttaaaaaagTTCTTTATTCtaaatgatttatcattaaaagacactttcatttatttagtttggtaaactttgatagaagtggtttgaatacttttcataTTTATCTTGAGTGTTTTATGATCTATTAACAGAATTTTTATCTTGCCTAAGAGTTGCATTTGAgtggttgctatgcagactgagcaggaacttgtgtgtgggggtgttctgggaagaggtctgtttgcaCCCCAGCCAATCTTCGTGTCCTTGAGTGCCAGATGTGGACGTGTGTGTGTATCAGTATCTGGAtagaaccagttttattcagtatgacttgtatttgtgaaactgtgtgtggTCACACCCATGATGCTGaaacatgagtgtttttttcctttctttaataaaaagctGGTTCAGTGTGAAGCTCCTCTGAAAGAACGGACTGTCTCCCTGGCCAGTCtaagataactttgactcacTTGTGTCTTCATTCATACCTTCTCTGAAgttatcagtgtgtctaactctgacacaTGGATTTGTGTCTTGCAGGATTTTTGAGCAGCTGGCAGGTATCATCTCTTAACGAGACTGTTGTGAACCAGATATTACAGCTAAAACCTGCCGAGCTGGTGCGTTTCAACCAGCGCCAGCTGCTGAGAGTCTATCCTTCAAACTTCAGAGTGGACTCCAGCAACTTTAACCCGCAGCCATATTGGAACACAGGATGCCATATGGGTAATAGACATAGATCATGTCCTCAAATGCTGTATGATACTACGAAAAGGGCCTGCAGGTTTAATTTGCATGCATTAATCTTTAATTTTAGTTGCAATGAATTACCAAACAGAAGGCCGAATGCTTGAACTTAACAGAGCCAAGTTTTCAAGCAATGGAAACTGCGGATATATTCTGAAGCCTAAATGCATGTGTAAAGGTATGGACAGTGGAGTGTGTACAAACAGCACAATTAATGTACTCATGTATTACATTGTGAAAGAGTGATAAAATGCTGCTGGTTCTTCTCAGCTGCCTTTAACCCAATGATGGAGGATCCCTTGCCAGGACACAAAAAAACTCAGCTAATGCTAAAGATCATTAGTGGACAGCAACTTCCCAAACCCAAAGACTCCATGTTTGGAGACAGAGGAGAGGTAAGAGGCTTAATAGTAGGACAACAATTCTAAGACTCATTATTTATTCACAAAAAAACCAATAgatctgactttattttttgtcagaTAATTGATCCCTTTGTTGAGGTTGAGATCATCGGTCTGCCTGTTGATTGCTCCAAGCAGCAAACCAGAGTGGTTGATGACAATGGTGAGTGCGGAAAATCCAAGTCAAAGTAATTTTATGTCCCtctttattattcttttaacTTTTGTGTCATGCAGGTTTCAATCCAATGTGGGAGGAAACCCTTGTTTTCAGCATCCAAATGCCTCATATCGCCCTGGTGAGGTTCCAGGTCTTTGATCATGATCCTATTGGACGTGATTTCATTGGACAGAGGACGGTGGCTTTCACTAGCATGATGCCAGGTAGGATCTCTGGTCAAATCTTCAGACTTGGAATAGAGTAGAGTTTAAGTCTGGGTATTAAGATGTGACCATTAAGTAAGATTTATTTGCTGTCTGGTTGATGTTTATGGTCATAATCCTGCTAAAATACCCAGTGACAACCCTGTTCAAGTTTTCTGTGAGAGgtcatcagatttttatttaaaacctctTGGTAAAGATTTCCTGATTCTATGCACTATGAAAGGTTTGTAGGACATTTGGAAGAAAACAAGGCCCACAGTATCATATTTCATTCACCTTACTTTACCTGAGATGCTTTCCTACATATTCATTCTTCTCTTTTACATCAGACCTACCTGAAGTGTTTAGGGGATATTTTTTTGGCTGAAAAACGCACCCTGATTGATTCATATTTCACCCCTTTTCCCCTCAATTTAAGCAGATTAACccaatattttcttttcagatttttcaggaGTGCATTTGGAAAAAGAGGGGTAGAagcttatttttaatacaacatgCCTAGACTAATTCTATTTATTTACCCTTCATTTAACTTAGTAAGTTATTAAGAACAAATTCTTATTTACAATAACAACCTTGTAAGTATTCTGATACATTACTAGCAAAAGGTATAtggcatatacaggggttggacaatgaaactgaaacacctgtcattttagtgtgggaggtttcatggctaaattggaccagcttggtagccagtcttcattgattgcacattgcaccagtaagagcagagtattaaggttcaattagcagggtaagagcacagttttgctcaaaatattgaaatgcacacaacattatgggtgacataccagagttcaaaagaggacaaattgttggtgcacgtcttgctggcgcatctgtgaccaacacagcaagtctttgtgatgtatcaagagccacggtatccagggtaatgtcagcataccaccaagaaggacgaaccacatccaacaggattaactgtggacgcaagaggaagctgtctgaaagggatgttcgggtgttaacccggattgtatccagaaaacataaaaccacggctgctcaaatcacggcagaattaaatgtgcacctcaactctcctgtttccatcagaactgtccgtcgggagctccacagggtcaatatacatggctgctataaccaaacctttggtcactcatgccaatgccaaacgtcggtttcaatggtgcaaggagcgcaaatctcgggctgtggacaatgtgaaacatgtattgttctctgatgagtccacctttactgtcttccccacatccgggagagttacggtgtggagaagccccaaagaagcgtaccacccagactgttgcatgcccagagtgaagcatgagggtggatcagtgatggtttgggctgccatatcatggcattcccttggcccaatacttgtgctagatcagcgcgtcactgccaaggactaccgaaccattcttgaggaccatgtgcatccaatggttcaaacattgtatcctgaaggcggtgccatgtatcaggatgacaatgcaccaatacacacagcaagactggttaaagattggtttgatgaacatgaaagtgaagttgaacatctcccatggcctgcacagtaaccagatctaaatattattgagccactttggggtgttttggaggagcgagtcaggaaacgttttcctccaccagtatcacgtagtgacctggtcactatcctgcaagaaaaatggcttaaaatccctctgaccactgtgcaggacttgtatatgtcattcctaagacaaattgacgctgtattggccgcaaaaggaggccctacaccatactaataaattattgtggtctaaaaccaggtgtttcaatttcattgtccaacccctgtataaacaAAAGAACACTAATCTACTGAAGTACTGATAACTTGTTGCCTAAATATGTCAAAATTGTATGTATTTAGAACATTTACTTACATTCCTTTTGTTAATACACCTGTTTTGTTCTTGTCATAATATATTTTACAACACTTTCAAATATCTTTGTTATGGTGGTTATTGTAAAAGTAAGaaatattgtctttttttattctgatttagcAAACATACAGTGTATCCAGAAGGTATTCACAGcacttttgtcacatttcatgcTACAACCTTATACTTAAATGGATTAAATTAAAACGTTCCTCTCATAATTTTCCACTCAATAATGACAAAGGAAAAgttgttagtttattttttttaaatcacattttcatAGATATTATTCCATGTCTTAGTGTTTTGTTGAGGTGCTTTTTAGCAGTAGTCACATCCTCAGCTCTTCCTGGGTATGTAAGATTGCTACACCTGTCTGTTGTTTGGTGTTTTCTACCATTCTTCTCTGCAGATTCTCCCAAGTCCATGCAGGTTGGATAGGCAGTGTTGGTAGACAACCATTTTTAGACCATTCCTGTTGAACTGGATTTGAGCACTGGCTTTGATTAAGCCACTCCTAGACATTCACAGACTGCtcacattgtcctgttggaagatgAATCTTGACTCTAGTCCAGAGTTCCAGAGCACTCTGGAGCAGATTTTCTACATCTAAACGTGCTTCTCCTACGCCCTAAGCTGACAACTCACCCAGTATCAGAAAAAtattcccacaccatgatgctgctagCACCATGCTTCACACTAGAGATGGTGGAATATATGTGATGCTGTTGATACTTTAATTTCACCAGACCAGAAGATTTTGTTTGACATTTGACAACCTCTAGGGTGCTTTCCTGCTAAATTCAGGTGGGCTACCATCAATACTTCCTGGATGCCCATTATTACATCACACACCATCCAACCAGTCAGCTTGcagttatatatttattttcggGGGTTTGTCTTTTATCCATTAGTTCAGTCTGATTTCAGTGGTTCTCCACATGCTACGAAAAAGTCACTTCTGCAAGGCTtcagaaaaatacaatttcaaaTAAGATCTACATGTAAATACACAAATATAATAAGCAGATAACGCTTACAAAATTTTTCTGGAAGAAGATGAAGGACAAATATACTAACCAGTTCGATTGTGTTTGCAGGTTATCGGCATGTCTATCTGGAGGGAATGGCAGAGTCATCCATTTTTGTTCATGTTGGTATTAATGACATGACAGGAAAGGTAGagtactttaaaataaaccttCACAGTACTTATCCTATTCTTTACGTCTTGAATtaaactttatttgtaaaacagatCAAACCTGCTCATGCTATGCATGCAGCTAGAAAACACATCCAAAAAGCAGCTCAGAAGCACATGAGGGCCAACCAAAGGCATCCTTCTGTAGACGTCTCTGTCCTGTCCTCTGAAGATGGACGTGCTCTGTTTTTCTACAAGGATCTGGACACTATGTCTCAGGATAGCAGAAATGGTGAACTGTCTCCGGTTGTAAAAGGCCCAGCAGCCAAAGCTGCCCTTCACAAAGGGATCATGAGTGAGCCTGTGAGACGAGCCTACAAAGTGAAGATCCATGAACCTCCAGAAACACACAGAGGCTTCTTCAGCCGGATGTCCTCCACAGAGTCCCACAACAGCAGTGGGGCAGCTCCCTGTGTGAAAGAGGAAAGTTTTGACCTGGACACTCCTCCACAGCTTTCCTGTGAGATTCCTGCTCCTGATAGCCAACGACAAACTGATCAAAAGGACTCTGAGAATGAATCGGGGCAGCAAAACTGCACTGAGCAATATTCAGTGAAGAGATTTGAACCAGAGCACTCTGAGTTACCAGAGGAGCAGGAACCAGAAGAAGAGAGTGAGGTTTTTATTGAACCTGAACACCCTCCAGAACCTCAGCATGACTCTATCCCCCATTCTCAGACTCCACAGCCACAGGCTGAAGCTAAAATCTCTAAACTTATCCCTCCATCATCCCCCGCCAGGGTCAGACGCACCTTAGAAGCTCCTCCATCCACTCTGCAATCAACCCCGATACGAACGAAAGCCCGGTCACACAGCTGCCCCCGAAAACAGACATTTTCTCCTCAGACGCCAGCTGTGACCCGGAAGCCTGCTCTTCGCTGGCACATGCAGCAAGAGCAGACATATGGCAGCCAGGTGAGACGTATTCCCAACGGCCTCTGCCTGTCAGGCAGCTCATCCAGCAACAGCGACGGCAGCAGCGACAGCCTGGGGTTTGTACCCAGGTGCCCGCCAGCTGGGTCAGAGCAGCAAGAGGGCACCCTGCAGAGGGAGATGAAGGCCCTGTTCGACCAGCGGTTGAAAGAGATTCGTTGTAAATCACCTATCTTTTTTGACGGTGAGTTCCATTcacaacaaaataagaaaacaaaaagaaatcgtATTTACCTTCTTTTAGAAATAAAGACCTGAAAAGTGGGGCCTGCATTTTCATtgagccccctttactctgatacttgCAATAAAATTCTGTGTAACCAAtttcacctaattagtaaatggatTGCACCTagatgtaatttaatctcagaataaatccagctgttctgtgtagggctcagaggtttgttagagaacattagtgaacaaacagcatcatcaaGACCAAGGgaagcagcagacaggtcagggagaaaggtGTGGAGATACTTAAAGCAGagctaggttataaaacaataccccAAGCTTTGAATtttccaaaaatggaaagtgtAATACATGACTGCAAAACTACATaatctaaacatccatctaaactgacaggatgGGCAAAAGGTGCAGGCAAGAGGCCCATGCTAGCTTTGCAGGAgcttcagagatccacagctcaccAGGATAATTACTGAATGGGGCACAGCAAACACACAGAAGAAGGTGCTGTGGCCACATGAGACCCAAATTGAACTTGTAGGCAAAATGCTCTGTGTGTAGGGTAAAACAAATACCACTTAGCACCATTAAAATGCCATTCCCActctgaaacatggtagtgtcagcatcatgctgtggggttgaaAAAGCTAGTCTGATTTGATGGGAAGGCAGATGCAGCTAGAAACAAGCCAGTcctaaagaaaacctgtttagatgctgcaaaagacttgatacTTGGGgc comes from Girardinichthys multiradiatus isolate DD_20200921_A chromosome 20, DD_fGirMul_XY1, whole genome shotgun sequence and encodes:
- the plch2b gene encoding 1-phosphatidylinositol 4,5-bisphosphate phosphodiesterase eta-2 isoform X1; its protein translation is MGQESRCQMYGSEMNNGPSAMAPPSLGQSSSPPLSSRSPKKTTFQSLGSISSGMFSPSLAKRSAHEAKCTSNQVNSPTHSIMSSPKLWQKTSVSRLAEEFFWIGGSVVAQPKWRLGQIVERCMCTMQTGTQMTKLKGKKKGLVRFFYLDEHKTCIRWRPSKKHDKAKISIDSIHEVCEGKKSEIFRRYAENRFDPNCCFSIYYGDRVKSLDLVSNNAEDVRTWINGLKYLMAGISDEDSLARRQRTRDQWLQQTFSEADKNGDGTLSIGEVHQLLHKLNVNLPKQKVRDMFQEADTDEIQGSLGFDEFCSFYKMISTRRDLYLIMISYSNQKEVLDIHDLARFLENEQKMRGLTREHLVDIVAKFEPCPENLQHMVLGIDGFTNYMRSPAGDIFNPEHNQVNQDMTQPLTNYFIATSHNTYLTGDQLLSQSRVEMYAYVLQAGCRCVEVDCWDGPDGEPIIHHGYTLTSKILFKDVVETINKYAFTKSPYPVILSIENHCTVPQQKKMAEYLKEVLQEKLDLTNVSGHECKKLPSPEILKGKILVKGKKLPANLDPDAEEGDVSDEDTGNEEEDDSDDSDNDLQDGNGAESTNQPKKKRRFGRSIIRSFKRKRKKKIRMKNKTLSDGESDHSSSRERAQIVYHPKKRKTMRLSRALSDLVKYTKSVRVHEIETQGFLSSWQVSSLNETVVNQILQLKPAELVRFNQRQLLRVYPSNFRVDSSNFNPQPYWNTGCHMVAMNYQTEGRMLELNRAKFSSNGNCGYILKPKCMCKAAFNPMMEDPLPGHKKTQLMLKIISGQQLPKPKDSMFGDRGEIIDPFVEVEIIGLPVDCSKQQTRVVDDNGFNPMWEETLVFSIQMPHIALVRFQVFDHDPIGRDFIGQRTVAFTSMMPGYRHVYLEGMAESSIFVHVGINDMTGKIKPAHAMHAARKHIQKAAQKHMRANQRHPSVDVSVLSSEDGRALFFYKDLDTMSQDSRNGELSPVVKGPAAKAALHKGIMSEPVRRAYKVKIHEPPETHRGFFSRMSSTESHNSSGAAPCVKEESFDLDTPPQLSCEIPAPDSQRQTDQKDSENESGQQNCTEQYSVKRFEPEHSELPEEQEPEEESEVFIEPEHPPEPQHDSIPHSQTPQPQAEAKISKLIPPSSPARVRRTLEAPPSTLQSTPIRTKARSHSCPRKQTFSPQTPAVTRKPALRWHMQQEQTYGSQVRRIPNGLCLSGSSSSNSDGSSDSLGFVPRCPPAGSEQQEGTLQREMKALFDQRLKEIRCKSPIFFDGEFHSQQNKKTKRNRIYLLLEIKT
- the plch2b gene encoding 1-phosphatidylinositol 4,5-bisphosphate phosphodiesterase eta-2 isoform X2 produces the protein MGQESRCQMYGSEMNNGPSAMAPPSLGQSSSPPLSSRSPKKTTFQSLGSISSGMFSPSLAKRSAHEAKCTSNQVNSPTHSIMSSPKLWQKTSVSRLAEEFFWIGGSVVAQPKWRLGQIVERCMCTMQTGTQMTKLKGKKKGLVRFFYLDEHKTCIRWRPSKKHDKAKISIDSIHEVCEGKKSEIFRRYAENRFDPNCCFSIYYGDRVKSLDLVSNNAEDVRTWINGLKYLMAGISDEDSLARRQRTRDQWLQQTFSEADKNGDGTLSIGEVHQLLHKLNVNLPKQKVRDMFQEADTDEIQGSLGFDEFCSFYKMISTRRDLYLIMISYSNQKEVLDIHDLARFLENEQKMRGLTREHLVDIVAKFEPCPENLQHMVLGIDGFTNYMRSPAGDIFNPEHNQVNQDMTQPLTNYFIATSHNTYLTGDQLLSQSRVEMYAYVLQAGCRCVEVDCWDGPDGEPIIHHGYTLTSKILFKDVVETINKYAFTKSPYPVILSIENHCTVPQQKKMAEYLKEVLQEKLDLTNVSGHECKKLPSPEILKGKILVKGKKLPANLDPDAEEGDVSDEDTGNEEEDDSDDSDNDLQDGNGAESTNQPKKKRRFGRSIIRSFKRKRKKKIRMKNKTLSDGESDHSSSRERAQIVYHPKKRKTMRLSRALSDLVKYTKSVRVHEIETQGFLSSWQVSSLNETVVNQILQLKPAELVRFNQRQLLRVYPSNFRVDSSNFNPQPYWNTGCHMVAMNYQTEGRMLELNRAKFSSNGNCGYILKPKCMCKAAFNPMMEDPLPGHKKTQLMLKIISGQQLPKPKDSMFGDRGEIIDPFVEVEIIGLPVDCSKQQTRVVDDNGFNPMWEETLVFSIQMPHIALVRFQVFDHDPIGRDFIGQRTVAFTSMMPGYRHVYLEGMAESSIFVHVGINDMTGKIKPAHAMHAARKHIQKAAQKHMRANQRHPSVDVSVLSSEDGRALFFYKDLDTMSQDSRNGELSPVVKGPAAKAALHKGIMSEPVRRAYKVKIHEPPETHRGFFSRMSSTESHNSSGAAPCVKEESFDLDTPPQLSCEIPAPDSQRQTDQKDSENESGQQNCTEQYSVKRFEPEHSELPEEQEPEEESEVFIEPEHPPEPQHDSIPHSQTPQPQAEAKISKLIPPSSPARVRRTLEAPPSTLQSTPIRTKARSHSCPRKQTFSPQTPAVTRKPALRWHMQQEQTYGSQVRRIPNGLCLSGSSSSNSDGSSDSLGFVPRCPPAGSEQQEGTLQREMKALFDQRLKEIRCKSPIFFDDHDSE